From Plasmodium falciparum 3D7 genome assembly, chromosome: 9, one genomic window encodes:
- a CDS encoding rifin → MKIHYTNILLFPLKLNILVNTHKKPHTTARHTQKIPTTRSLSECELYAPVNYYSDPQMKEVMDNFNKQTQQRFHEYDERMKTTRQKCKDRCDKEIQKIILKDKLEKELTEKFATLQTDIQSDAIPTCICEKSLADKVEKGCLRCAQNLGGVAPGWGLLSGFDYVTWSQYISGIAAKAAADAGLKAGVKVGLVNVVKIVRNTLGSAGEVPPMDWEKLIIFGNFSDGVTLHAIFKNLDNMMNGYLDSRKYSQFSMVVQKFAGNFKPITAKYSKEVAEVTKAVADAKTGVLTKAGNATSSLSTGITASIIAIVVIVLIMVIIYLVLRYRRKKKMKKKLQYIKLLEE, encoded by the exons atgaaaatccattatactaatatattattgtttcctctaaaattaaatatattg GTAAATACCCACAAAAAACCACACACCACAGCACGTCATACACAAAAAATACCAACCACAAGGTCATTAAGCGAATGTGAATTGTATGCACCTGTCAACTATTATAGTGACCCACAAATGAAAGAAGTGATGGATAATTTCAATAAACAGACACAACAAAGATTTCATGAATATGACGAAAGGATGAAAACTACACGCCAAAAATGTAAAGATCGATGTGATAAAGAAatccaaaaaattattttaaaagataaattagaAAAGGAATTAACCGAAAAGTTCGCGACATTACAAACTGATATACAAAGTGACGCCATTCCAACATGTATTTGTGAAAAGTCGTTAGCAGATAAAGTGGAAAAAGGATGCTTGAGATGTGCACAAAATTTGGGAGGGGTTGCACCCGGTTGGGGTCTGCTCAGTGGTTTTGACTATGTGACATGGTCACAATATATTTCCGGAATTGCTGCAAAAGCTGCTGCAGATGCAGGTCTTAAGGCAGGTGTAAAAGTAGGTTTGGTTAACGTTGTCAAAATAGTAAGAAATACATTAGGTAGTGCAGGTGAGGTACCTCCAATGGATTGGGAAaaacttattatttttggtAACTTTTCTGATGGAGTAACACTTCATGCTATATTTAAAAACTTAGATAATATGATGAATGGTTATTTAGATTCTAGAAAGTATTCTCAATTTTCTATGGTGGTACAAAAATTTGCTGGAAATTTTAAGCCAATTACTGCAAAATATTCTAAAGAAGTAGCAGAAGTCACGAAAGCGGTTGCTGATGCTAAAACCGGTGTATTGACAAAAGCAGGCAATGCAACTAGTAGTTTATCTACTGGAATAACTGCTTCCATTATTGCAATTGTAGTAATTGTTTTAATTAtggtaattatttatttagttTTACGTTAtcgacgaaaaaaaaaaatgaagaaaaaactcCAATACATCAAATTATTAGAAGAATAG